Proteins from one Candida orthopsilosis Co 90-125, chromosome 2 draft sequence genomic window:
- a CDS encoding Mnt4 protein (S. cerevisiae homolog MNT4 has alpha-1,3-mannosyltransferase activity and has role in protein O-linked glycosylation): MRLSLKRTVFLIFILIFLSISILLLQSSTKLRQRWDLIWDTEIFDLDAYKVHNLQNRRDFHYTNYLYSGYNNFTKAFTGDLDRIKQTPLKDKCNVYFNQFLQHDPEWKLTTRNSPVDRFDKSSDKKQSFFKEQQRKLEDKFNKEHRGSDEKFVVTREDNKTISEQFNKNVAKSKAIMHEMADVTTSLRVYGKCFIGQELDEGQKTTFNDLSNRFFPFLTNKLPLFKVQGEDRSTGWPVLKEDGSTEYKTDLDGDNYIEFLYKHSRGKGIVISAATRHAKDIMKLVKILRALNNELPIQIMHKGDITKRSLEWIESAATVDVEELLNPSLDPNDESYMPELKLLESYKDYGSYFPKQKLQFVNIANCISKQYKYHFPGYSNKILAVFFSTFDDVLLLDADTVPLVSPKEFFESQEYQRSGTYYFQDRSLRDTNDFIETNFFTTLFPANEKSIDTLFDIPRITEKTLNNKYMTGWRHYQEAGVVAFNKRQHYVGLLMMFPLSLWTEPVQSSIWGDKELYWLALSAAGDENYEFNPVAGASIGEKTVLQNRKFYPNSPSNEVCSTHPGHVNKDGKLLWINSGFGYCKKNGSFRDRVKFPLSTFNKDELHQLFNSPLQIRAAIVPPDLPRFREPGNPINGEPEEQFRKTWKFRNKDIDEINENLPYGAQRTEFITEWGPQKGWVKNSICFGYYYCAYDKVQSYSSEKEFDEGKLYEFDEDSVKRYNYLSKVWNSAGLKKPGTSKSN, encoded by the coding sequence ATGAGATTGTCTTTGAAGAGGACGgtgtttttgatatttataCTCATATTTCTACTGATTAGTATTCTACTATTGCAGTCTTCAACTAAACTCAGGCAGCGATGGGACTTAATTTGGGATACAGAGAtatttgatcttgatgCATACAAGGTGCataatcttcaaaataGAAGGGATTTCCATTATACAAACTATTTATACCTGGGATACAACAACTTTACTAAAGCTTTTACAGGTGATTTGGATCGTATCAAACAGACGCCACTCAAAGACAAATGTAACGTTtatttcaaccaattcttACAACATGATCCCGAATGGAAGCTAACTACGCGTAATTCACCCGTGGATAGATTTGACAAGTCTTCTGATAAGAAACAGTCCTTTTTCAAggaacaacaaagaaaacTTGAGGACAAGTTTAACAAGGAGCATCGGGGTTCAGATGAAAAGTTTGTCGTCACGAGAGAAGATAACAAAACCATACTGGAACAGTTTAATAAAAATGTCGCAAAATCAAAAGCGATTATGCATGAAATGGCTGATGTGACTACACTGTTGAGAGTTTACGGTAAATGTTTTATTGGtcaagaattggatgaaggTCAAAAAACGACTTTTAATGATTTGAGCAATAGGTTCTTTCCCTTTTTGACTAACAAACTACCATTATTTAAAGTACAAGGAGAAGATAGGTCTACTGGGTGGCCTGTTCTTAAAGAAGATGGATCCACCGAGTACAAAACAGATTTGGATGGTGACAACTACATTGAATTTTTGTATAAGCATTCAAGAGGAAAGGGAATTGTGATCTCGGCTGCAACTAGACACGCCAAAGAtataatgaaattggtcAAAATACTACGTGCTTTGAATAATGAACTTCCGATACAAATCATGCATAAGGGGGATATAACTAAACGTTCACTTGAATGGATAGAGTCTGCTGCCACAGTTGATGTTGAGGAGTTATTGAACCCATCCTTGGACCCCAATGATGAGTCTTATATGCCTGAATTGAAACTACTAGAAAGTTATAAGGACTATGGCTCATATTTTCCCAAGCAAAAGCTTcaatttgtaaatattGCTAATTGTATCTCCAAGCAATACAAGTATCATTTTCCTGGTTActcaaacaaaatattagccgtttttttttccacatttgatgatgttttaTTACTTGATGCCGACACTGTTCCATTGGTATCACCAAAAGAATTCTTCGAATCACAAGAATATCAACGTTCAGGAACATATTATTTCCAAGATCGATCGTTGAGAGATACTAatgatttcattgaaaCTAATTTCTTTACTACGTTATTCCCAGCTaatgaaaaatcaattgatacaTTATTCGATATACCTCGCATCACTGAAAAGACATTGAATAATAAATACATGACTGGCTGGCGACATTATCAAGAAGCAGGGGTAGTTGCATTCAACAAGCGACAACATTACGTCGGTTTACTCATGATGTTTCCCTTGCTGCTTTGGACAGAACCGGttcaatcatcaatctGGGGAGATAAAGAATTGTACTGGTTGGCATTATCAGCTGCTGGTGATGAAAATTATGAATTCAATCCCGTTGCAGGAGCTTCAATTGGTGAGAAAACAGTACTTCAAAATCGCAAATTTTATCCTAATTCACCCAGTAATGAAGTTTGTTCAACTCATCCAGGACATGTAAATAAAGATGGTAAATTACTTTGGATAAATTCCGGGTTTGGTTATTGTAAGAAAAATGGATCATTTAGAGATCGTGTCAAATTTCCCTTGTCGACATTTAATAAGGATGAATtacatcaattgtttaattctCCGTTGCAAATACGTGCGGCGATAGTTCCGCCTGATCTACCACGGTTTAGAGAACCGGGGAATCCCATAAATGGAGAACCAGAGGAACAGTTTCGGAAAACGTGGAAGTTTAGAAACAAGGATATCGATGAAATTAATGAGAATTTACCTTATGGTGCCCAAAGGACTGAGTTTATTACTGAATGGGGTCCTCAAAAGGGTTGGGTTAAGAATTCTATATGTTTTGGATATTATTATTGTGCTTATGATAAGGTGCAGAGTTATTCATCAGAGAAGGAATTTGATGAGGGAAAGCTttatgaatttgatgaagacaGTGTTAAAAGGTATAATTATTTGAGTAAAGTTTGGAATTCTGCTGGATTGAAAAAGCCAGGAACTTCAAAGCTGAACTAA
- a CDS encoding Mrpl37 mitochondrial large subunit ribosomal protein produces MFAPYIRHTRSTSILKRSLTFSRILQNAPPAPGKTEIRAAPVESSCKAGTPLNLKIFKKGDEPVAKEDSEYPEWLWTMIDPKNNLDNIKNENFLRWRRIKLQKENNKIIRNNNFLSKI; encoded by the coding sequence ATGTTTGCTCCGTACATAAGACACACGCGTTCCACCAGCATACTAAAAAGATCACTCACGTTTTCAAGAATATTACAAAATGCACCACCAGCACCGGGAAAAACGGAAATTAGGGCCGCCCCAGTGGAATCATCGTGCAAAGCAGGAACACCATtaaacttgaaaatttttaaaaagGGAGATGAGCCCGTTGCCAAAGAAGACTCAGAGTATCCAGAATGGCTTTGGACTATGATTGACCCAAAGAATAACTTGGATAACATcaagaatgaaaatttcCTTAGATGGAGAAGGATtaaattgcaaaaggaaaataaCAAGATTATAAGGAATAACAACTTTTTGTCAAAGATATAA
- a CDS encoding Cdc13 protein gives MLTTQFIHILAFAVTALAYTLPGHSSLQRQVLAKRAKDDITEDIYRNLPAPEIDFINYHIKNLTNANTTGTKCDQCKNRMRYAKSLVEEYPEQEHLISLLLYKDCVNQNAKKPNSCVNKEFFITTDSKNFEDFNDNYDSGIASGTSVNFFDNDYLHVIKNFNVSSDLNLEYYCYFKWSKACDLPETPDVAELFDLESWWPEKKSEYNSPPEYKNNSEKFNVVHVTDFHIQPRYELGSESNCTEVPCCLPESYNKVLXXXXXXXXXXXXXXXXXXXXXXXXXXXXXXXXXXXXXXXXXXXXXXXXXXXXXXXXXXXXXXXXXXXXXXXXXXXXXEVAKLHEEKNFEFLIFTGDLVDHDTIHATPNVTKESEVTSFNFMKHFLNNITVLPSLGNHDAFPYAQVAPLQYDRNNSYEYNIDDMIKLWINNEWFDEKDASDLKHHYTGFSYVTNRGLKVIALNSNAYYVSNLWNYLDQSTNPDLFGNWKFLVDELVESEEKGQRVWIIAHVPPNGADALPLQSRIFGKIVERFSPYTIASLFYGHTHVDEFSILYNSNVTAAEAVAEDVINMAWVAQSVTPFTSYNPSWKWYEVEHESFNIINAYNYYTQLNLTFTNGGDEPEWEVEYSARDYYDPDHTWPEDAPLNGTFWHKYVAEPLWNTSNIEFAQKFMDLKYRLSPLTPKCNVNGTLSNECYNNNCFINFYSDNNIKCLKK, from the coding sequence ATGCTTACCACTCAGTTCATTCACATCTTGGCCTTTGCCGTTACCGCTTTAGCTTATACTTTACCTGGTCATAGCTCGCTTCAACGTCAAGTTTTAGCCAAACGAGCAAAAGACGATATCACCGAAGATATTTATCGTAATTTACCAGCACCTGAAATTGACTTTATCAATTACCACATCAAGAATTTAACCAATGCCAATACCACTGGTACTAAATGTGATCAATGTAAAAACAGAATGAGATACGCCAAGTCCTTAGTTGAAGAATACCCCGAACAAGAGCATTTGATAAGTTTGCTTTTGTATAAGGATTGTGTTAATCAGAATGCAAAGAAACCAAACTCTTGTGTCAACAAGGAATTCTTTATTACTACTGATTCAAAgaattttgaagattttaATGATAATTATGATTCTGGTATTGCTTCAGGTACAAGtgtcaatttttttgataatgattATCTTCATGTtattaaaaattttaatgTTTCAagtgatttgaatttagaaTACTATTGTTATTTCAAATGGAGTAAAGCTTGTGATTTACCCGAGACTCCTGATGTGGCTGaactttttgatcttgaaaGTTGGTGGCCAGAAAAGAAGCTGGAGTATAATAGCCCACCAGAgtacaaaaacaatagtGAAAAGTTTAATGTTGTTCATGTGACTGATTTCCACATCCAGCCAAGATATGAGTTGGGTTCGGAGTCCAACTGTACTGAAGTACCATGCTGTTTACCTGAGTCTTACAACAAAGTCCTTNNNNNNNNNNNNNNNNNNNNNNNNNNNNNNNNNNNNNNNNNNNNNNNNNNNNNNNNNNNNNNNNNNNNNNNNNNNNNNNNNNNNNNNNNNNNNNNNNNNNNNNNNNNNNNNNNNNNNNNNNNNNNNNNNNNNNNNNNNNNNNNNNNNNNNNNNNNNNNNNNNNNNNNNNNNNNNNNNNNNNNNNNNNNNNNNNNNNNNNNNNNNNNNNNNNNNNNNNNNNNNNNNNNNNTTGAAGTGGCAAAGTTGCATGAAGAAAAGAACTTTGAGTTCCTCATCTTTACTGGTGATTTAGTTGATCATGACACTATTCACGCTACACCCAACGTGACAAAGGAATCAGAAGTGacttctttcaactttatgAAGCATTTCTTAAACAATATTACTGTGTTGCCTTCTTTGGGAAACCACGACGCATTCCCATATGCACAAGTTGCTCCATTACAATACGACAGAAACAACTCATACGAATACAATATTGACGATATGATCAAGTTGTGGATCAATAATGAATGGTTTGATGAGAAAGACGCTAGTGATTTGAAGCATCACTACACGGGATTCTCATATGTTACAAACAGAGGCTTGAAGGTTATTGCATTAAACTCTAATGCTTACTATGTATCCAATTTGTGGAATTATCTTGATCAATCTACTAATCCAGACTTGTTTGGAAATTGGAAGTTccttgttgatgaattagTTGAATCTGAAGAAAAGGGACAAAGAGTTTGGATAATTGCTCATGTTCCGCCAAACGGTGCTGATGCTTTGCCacttcaatcaagaatCTTTGGTAAAATCGTTGAGAGATTTTCACCTTACACCATTGCTAGTTTATTCTACGGCCACACTCATGTGGATGAGTTCTCCATTTTGTATAATAGTAATGTTACTGCTGCTGAAGCTGTTGCTGAGGATGTCATTAATATGGCCTGGGTCGCACAATCAGTTACTCCATTTACCAGCTACAACCCTTCATGGAAGTGGTATGAAGTTGAACATGAAagtttcaacatcatcaatgcGTACAACTACTacactcaattgaatttgaccTTCACTAATGGAGGTGACGAGCCGGAATGGGAGGTAGAGTACAGTGCTAGAGATTATTACGATCCAGATCATACTTGGCCAGAGGATGCACCATTGAATGGTACTTTTTGGCATAAATATGTTGCCGAACCGTTATGGAATACTAGCAACATTGAATTTGCTCAGAAGTTCATGGATCTTAAATACAGATTGAGTCCATTGACACCAAAATGTAATGTGAATGGTACCTTATCTAACGAGTGTTataacaacaattgttttatcaatttctATTCTGATAATAATATCAAATGCTTGAAGAAGTAA
- a CDS encoding Ybn5 protein (S. cerevisiae homolog OLA1 has ATPase activity and localizes to cytoplasm) encodes MPPKKKGAQEKPVLLGRPGNNLKSGIVGLANVGKSTFFQAITKCPLGNPANYPFATIEPEEARVIVPSERFDKLCELYKPKSEVPAFLTVYDIAGLTKGAAAGEGLGNNFLSNIRAVDAIFQMTRAFDDADIIHINDEVNPVADLEIVRDELRLKDIEFATKYLEGIEKITKRGGQSLEVKQKKEEAELVKRIIKLLEDGQRVYNQTWTAKEVDSINQMLLLTAKPVIYLINLSEKDYIRKKNKHLLKIKEWVDKNSPGDLIVPVSVSLEEKLAGMASDEEREAYCKEIGAQSALPKIIVAMRQKLDLISFFTGGPDEVREWTIRKWYTAPQAAGTIHTDLERTFILAQVIKYNDLIEYGDEASVKAAGKLLQKGKDYFVEDGDIIYVKAAEGKAR; translated from the coding sequence ATGccaccaaagaagaaaggaGCTCAAGAGAAACCGGTCTTATTAGGAAGACCGGGTAACAATTTAAAATCCGGTATTGTTGGTTTAGCCAATGTTGgtaaatcaacttttttccAAGCGATTACTAAATGTCCTCTTGGTAACCCAGCAAATTATCCTTTTGCCACCATTGAACCGGAAGAAGCAAGAGTTATTGTTCCAAGTGAGagatttgataaattgtgTGAATTATATAAGCCCAAGAGTGAAGTTCCAGCATTTTTAACTGTTTATGATATTGCTGGTTTGACTAAGGGTGCTGCTGCTGGTGAAGGTTTGGGTAACAATTTCTTGTCCAACATTAGAGCTGTTGATGCTATTTTCCAAATGACTAGAGCTTTCGATGATGCCGATATTATCCATATTAATGATGAAGTTAATCCAGTTGCTGATTTAGAAATTGTCAGGGATGAATTAAGATTaaaagatattgaatttgcaaccaaatatttggaaggtattgaaaaaattacCAAAAGAGGTGGACAATCTTTGGAAGTgaagcaaaagaaagaagaggCTGAATTGGTCAAGAgaattatcaaattattGGAAGATGGTCAAAGAGTTTATAATCAAACTTGGACtgcaaaagaagttgattctataaatcaaatgttaTTGTTGACAGCTAAACCAGTCATatatttgatcaacttgTCAGAAAAGGATTATATtagaaaaaagaacaaacatcttttgaaaattaaaGAATGGGTTGATAAAAACTCACCTGGTGATTTAATTGTTCCAGTATCAGTCTCATTAGAAGAGAAATTAGCAGGTATGGCatcagatgaagaaagagaagcATACtgtaaagaaattggtgcTCAATCAGCATTGCCAAAGATTATTGTTGCCATGAGACAAAAATtagatttgatttcattcTTTACAGGTGGTCCTGATGAAGTTAGAGAGTGGACTATCAGAAAATGGTATACTGCTCCACAAGCCGCCGGTACTATTCACACAGATTTAGAAAGAACTTTTATATTGGCACAAGTGATCAAGTATAatgatttaattgaatATGGTGATGAAGCAAGTGTTAAAGCAGCAGgtaaattgttgcaaaaggGTAAGGATTATTTCGTTGAGGATGGAGATATCATATATGTTAAAGCAGCTGAGGGTAAAGCTCGTTAA
- a CDS encoding Hmx1 heme oxygenase, producing MSATTVTMPSSQRDLSMSNKEAIKLSATGATTKLSQHEIIPAKRDVGALANRINLETRSLHDKVDKMVSLKMAIALRNYKVYRQGLQAFYHIFASIEKALNYQLEQDSEWSDMLRQVWKPEIARTARAEQDLLFFYDDKKEKFTNARMPQQIKFSNHIVEATKEKPYLLFAYLHVMYLALFAGGRLMRSSFAKATGFYPKKDGLKHEDIIKMGFNFFNFDVTDESLLRIIYKRDYELVTRNGLTEEQKLEVIEESKYIFEQNAQCLSELEAYNMEKIHGTWTYIALTKGYYALYTIIAIIVLLYLQRFIKNFV from the coding sequence ATGTCTGCTACTACAGTAACTATGCCTTCGAGCCAAAGGGATCTTAGTATGTCCAACAAAGAAGCTATTAAATTGAGTGCTACTGGTGCTACTACTAAATTATCACAACACGAAATAATACCCGCCAAAAGAGATGTCGGTGCTTTAGCAAATAGGATAAATTTAGAAACTAGATCCTTGCatgataaagttgataaaatgGTTTCGCTTAAAATGGCTATTGCTTTGAGGAACTACAAAGTATATCGTCAGGGATTACAAGCATTTTATCACATTTTTGCCAGTATAGAAAAAGCTTTAAATTATCAACTAGAACAAGATTCAGAATGGTCAGATATGTTGAGACAAGTTTGGAAACCAGAAATTGCAAGAACTGCTAGAGCTGAACAAGatcttttatttttttatgATGATAAGAAGGAAAAATTTACCAATGCTAGAATGCCGcaacaaattaaattttcTAACCATATTGTTGAGGCAACTAAAGAAAAGCCATACTTGTTATTTGCATACCTTCATGTCATGTACTTAGCCTTGTTTGCTGGTGGAAGGTTAATGAGATCTTCATTTGCCAAAGCTACTGGGTTTTATCCAAAAAAAGACGGGTTGAAACATGAAGATATAATTAAAATGggattcaattttttcaatttcgatGTTACTGATGAAAGTTTACTTAGAataatttacaaaagaGATTATGAATTGGTAACGAGGAATGGATTGACTGAAGAACAGAAATTGGAAGTCATCGAAGAATCGAAATacatttttgaacaaaatgcTCAATGCTTGTCTGAATTGGAAGCTTATAATATGGAAAAGATTCATGGTACATGGACTTATATCGCCTTAACTAAAGGTTATTATGCATTGTATACTATTATTGCTATAATAGTATTGTTGTATTTGCAAAGGTTTATTAAAAACTTTgtatga
- a CDS encoding Sap7 protein (member of the secreted aspartyl proteinase): protein MHQFLQLILLLSTALALIGDGFLSLSVNKIQNTNGLGNFPNRLPIFEKIEDQLENITSSILGQDASKSIAPLFGNSGFKFKKYKHKHHEGLKNILGLGKSSKTNSTSTVSEEDENDGNDENDENESGAFSVDLNNAQTMYIASISIGSPAQEVQVMIDTGSSDLWVISSQNPSCIENGGSLNCSEYGTFNPIKSSSWHKNDSIEFNISYLDGSSATGDFGQDSIEFFKDFVLKGANFAVVENTTSEIGVFGVGYPGLESASTKYSNIPHALKEQNLIAKAAYSLYLDSSSSSEGSILFGGIDHAKYTGDLTTIDIVPKDGEYLYSQIPLSHIAASINNYTNASPGSDSNGTHPGKVGSVNIYNGTDSFNGGIDLKNTSVLLDSGTTYSFLPQDQIESIIGLFGNVSYDGNLGAYKIPCWLGNKGNYFQFNFNGEKDINVDSSEFVLEVGKDSSGVAQCIFTLLPGQPIFGDNFLRSVYTVFNLDDNTISIAQASYNNDHQVVPIE from the coding sequence ATGCACCAGTTTTTACAACTTATTTTGCTATTATCGACAGCGTTGGCTTTAATTGGTGATGGGTTCTTATCATTGTCTGTAAACAAGATTCAAAATACCAATGGGTTGGGAAACTTCCCTAATAGATTACcgatttttgaaaaaattgaagatcaGTTGGAGAATATAACTAGTTCGATTTTGGGACAGGATGCTCTGAAAAGTATTGCTCCTTTATTCGGTAATTCAGGGTTCAAGTTCAAGAAATATAAACACAAGCATCACGAAGGCCTTAAGAACATCCTTGGGTTGGGTAAAAGTAGCAAAACAAACTCTACAAGCACAGTCAGTGAGGAAGATGAGAATGACGGGAATGACGAGAATGATGAGAATGAGAGTGGAGCATTTTCAGTTGATTTAAACAATGCTCAAACAATGTACATCGCCAGCATTTCAATTGGATCACCAGCACAAGAAGTCCAAGTCATGATCGATACTGGATCTTCTGATCTCTGGGTGATTAGCTCTCAAAACCCCAGTTGTATCGAAAATGGTGGTTCATTAAATTGTTCAGAATATGGAACTTTCAATCcaattaaatcatcaagttGGCACAAGAATGATAGTattgaattcaatatcTCATATCTTGATGGATCTAGTGCTACTGGTGATTTTGGTCAAGATAgtattgaatttttcaaggATTTTGTGTTGAAGGGAGCAAATTTCGccgttgttgaaaatacaACTTCtgaaattggtgttttTGGAGTTGGATACCCTGGGTTGGAAAGTGCTTCTACTAAATATAGTAATATACCTCATGCTTTAAAAGAGCAGAACTTGATTGCTAAAGCTGCCTATTCATTATATTTGGATTCAAGTAGTTCTAGTGAAGGAAGTATATTATTTGGTGGAATTGATCACGCTAAATATACTGGTGACTTGACAACTATTGATATCGTTCCAAAAGATGGTGAATATCTTTATTCACAAATTCCATTGTCTCATATTGCTGcttcaataaacaattatACAAATGCATCTCCAGGATCTGATTCCAACGGTACTCATCCTGGAAAAGTTGGGTCGGTTAACATCTATAACGGAACTGATTCATTCAATGGTGGAatagatttgaaaaacaccCTGGTTTTACTTGATTCTGGAACTACTTACTCATTCCTTCCACAagaccaaattgaaagtatTATTGGATTATTTGGTAATGTATCTTACGATGGTAATCTTGGCGCTTACAAAATCCCTTGCTGGTTGGGCAACAAAGGTAActatttccaattcaacttcaacgGAGAAAAAGATATCAATGTCGATAGTTCTGAATTTGTATTGGAAGTTGGTAAAGATTCATCAGGTGTTGCACAGTGCATTTTTACATTGTTACCAGGACAACCAATCTTTGGTGACAATTTCTTGAGATCGGTTTACACTGTGTTTAACTTGGATGATAACACAATCTCAATTGCCCAAGCTTCTTACAACAACGATCATCAAGTGGTTCCAATAGAGTAA
- a CDS encoding Cdc13 protein (protein with similarity to S. cerevisiae Cdc13p, which is involved in telomere maintenance), whose amino-acid sequence MGKSHNPVKKIWEIPEIEGDFPRGSKFPYRTKTFVLVLRVMPLNNKRCVIEATDFTANNQISDEVGEDEKDYRFLKVDENKVLRIIGYRDKFLNLCRLYETAFPDNKIDLAENNPDGGFSRVLDDKLLIMSLTLKWREYNGKLEPYAYDPDVVEWDCLEEHEKPVVSALYKKILKRKQYIKSLEGLEKVIIPEEFTKNVFNDDDDDDISEMSSFEDDSVEQSLVESDQVSQVYQYGNNEVDDSAMDHNHIANSIERDLSRDQNGVGGYSPLLHAPRSVIEVPISFESGNLDGRQKSQEARHKRAKAELEFQEAAKRSKQESSTPDENETRDVRTQNNNIVGTKRISSAKSSEDGSFFRIDELNKLDNTVDGKTYNVVCEILHATPSDKEWFSYRSYEVNPLTQEKELSHTRLQGIEFIITDAAKPNNHELSEGEYLSIYLDGDQVLALTKTNCVTRKLLNFAWDNTHDDAIMILKLCKVQREVVVWTVQW is encoded by the coding sequence ATGGGTAAATCACACAATCCagtgaaaaaaatttgggAAATTCCGGAAATAGAGGGAGATTTTCCTCGTGGTTCAAAATTCCCATACAGGACAAAGACGTTTGTTTTGGTGTTACGCGTAATGCCGTTAAACAACAAGAGATGTGTAATTGAAGCTACTGACTTTACTGcaaataatcaaataagtgatgaagttggtgaAGATGAGAAAGATTACAGATTTTTGAAGGTTGACGAAAATAAAGTGCTCCGAATCATTGGCTATCGGGATAAATTTCTAAATTTATGCCGGTTGTACGAGACGGCGTTTCCTGATAATAAGATTGATTTAGCAGAAAACAATCCCGATGGAGGTTTTCTGAGGGTACttgatgataaattatTAATTATGAGTTTAACTCTCAAGTGGAGAGAATATAATGGTAAATTAGAGCCATATGCTTACGATCCAGACGTTGTTGAATGGGACTGTCTTGAAGAACATGAAAAACCAGTTGTGTCAGCTCTATACaaaaagatattgaaaagaaagcaaTACATTAAGTCACTTGAAGGGTTAGAAAAAGTGATAATTCCCGAAGAGTTTACAAAAAATGTGtttaatgatgatgacgatgatgatatttcAGAAATGTCACTGTTTGAAGATGACCTGGTGGAACAGAGCCTTGTGGAACTGGACCAAGTTTCTCAAGTCTATCAATATGGTAATAATGAAGTAGATGATAGCGCTATGGATCACAATCATATAGCCAATTCGATAGAACGAGATTTGTCTCGAGACCAGAATGGTGTTGGTGGCTATTCCCCCTTACTACATGCTCCACGAAGTGTTATTGAAGTCCCCATCTCTTTTGAAAGTGGAAATCTCGATGGCAGGCAAAAATCCCAAGAGGCAAGACACAAACGAGCTAAGGCAGAGCTTGAATTTCAAGAAGCGGcaaaaagatcaaaacAGGAGTCTTCTACCCCCGATGAGAATGAAACTCGTGATGTCCGAACgcaaaataataatataGTGGGAACAAAAAGGATATCTAGTGCTAAAAGCAGTGAAGATGGACTGTTTTTCAGGATCgatgaattgaacaaattggaCAATACTGTTGATGGCAAAACGTACAATGTCGTGTGTGAAATCTTACATGCTACTCCTTCAGACAAAGAATGGTTTTCTTATAGATCTTATGAAGTAAATCCACTTACTCAAGAGAAAGAATTGAGTCATACTAGACTACAAGGTATcgaattcatcatcactgaTGCTGCGAAACCAAACAATCATGAGTTGCTGGAAGGTGAATATTTATCTATTTATCTTGATGGAGATCAAGTATTAGCTTTGACAAAGACTAATTGCGTGACTAGaaaattactcaattttGCTTGGGACAATACTCACGATGATGCTAttatgatattgaaattgtgcAAAGTGCAAAGAGAAGTCGTCGTATGGACTGTCCAATGGTGA